Genomic DNA from Glycine max cultivar Williams 82 chromosome 7 unlocalized genomic scaffold, Glycine_max_v4.0 Gm07_scaffold_69, whole genome shotgun sequence:
agacatttttttcattaattaatattaattgttagtttttttattaaaatattagtgaAAGTATCGTAACTTGAAACCTCTTTCATTCTTTTCCCTTCAAATCCTTCTTCCCAACTACAAAATCAACCTTGTAAGATTTTATAACTTCTCATGtgacttttattttatagatataTAAATAGTCACAAATtatatggataaattttttaacttattatcacgtttatatgttattttatatatgtaaagtCAAATGCAACTTGTTCCATTTcacaaattaacaaattaattttttaactcctcatatttttatattctaatttttccctcaattttttttttacaattttcaatCTTTCTTTAAAGTTTTAATCCCTCTAAAAATGTGTTCGTGGATCCATTTTTAGtcggtttttttttcttaaatataacaTAAACAATAGGATTAATAACGAGCAAAAATTTATAGAAGGACtaaaaatgttaacaaaaaattaatggatgacaattaaatatgaattgaagtttatttattttgattaaaaagaaaagttgtAAGATGAGGGAAAGTTTTTGTTTATGACTACGCGGGCTACATGAAGCAGTCAAATtcgtattattttaaattttatgaatgaattttttttaaacaaaaatgattaataaaCTTATATAAATGCTGGTTTTTTGAGCTAACATATTTATATCTTAAGAAATTTAACATACTTGCTGGTTAAGGCTTTTTATGACAAAAACAAGGATTTATAATTTCCATTCATggcaagtaatttttttttatctcatgaaagaagaaaagttaataaaacTAGGAGAATCTGtaataaatataagtttaaatatgtatttGGTAAAtgtaagttaatatttttttatttttatctctggtaagttttttttttttttttaattttagtccttcaaagtctatgtttttttaattttgatctccgtaatatgttttactcattttttattttataagtttatatttttttaattttaatttcgcGCGGAGGattataaatgaatattttaaaatattaaagagactaaaattaaaaaaaacgcaTTAAAAATGCtaacaagataaataaaaatatatttaaatcataaataaatgaataagtaCCTTGTTGAACCCTTTTTGTATGGTGGCATTCAAGTCTGCTTCCCACTGCCATTTGGCTTcctcttttccttcttcattagCACTAACTATGTTTTGTAACTTTGGTGCTCTTGCGCCACCCTCCGTGAATCTTTCCATCCATGGGCATTCTCTCACAATCAATACTTCCAATGACGGGAATTTGAATTCACACTTCTTGTAACTGCAAAATCTTTTCAGCTTTTTTAGCCCCTCAAGTTCTATAGTAATCAATTTGCCAAACACTATttgctcttcttcttcatttcccTCATCGCTTACTATTTCCTCTAATTCATTACATCCCCTTATCTTCATGGACTTAagttgaaccaagctttttGCCGTTGAGGATGCCATTAAATTCCTTAATCCATAACAATACCATACTTCCAAATTTGTCAAGTAAGCCAATGATACCGAGGGAGGAGccaaataaatcaatttatgGCACTGATATAAGCTCAAAAGCTCTAGTCTCTGTAGAACTGGTTCTCGTTCAAATCCTATATCCTTTATCTCTGACCAATACAAACCCAATTCCTTCAGCTGTAATACGATTCCCAAACGTGACTCCGACGACTCTTTAAGCAAATGCTTAGCGCTCGACAAGTATAACTTTTCTAGATTTGGCATTCTGTACAGAATTTGACAGAGACGTTCACCATCATTAACTTTGCTTAACCTAAGCTCTTTTAAACGGTGCATTGGATGCTTCACAGTGTTGCTCAATAACCACTTCTGTGCTTCGTCAAAGTCAATAACCAAAAACTCCAAGTTGGGGAATATCTacggaaaaataaaagaaaagtaaatagTAAACCGTGAAGAAGGAAGctactttatatatattattattgtaagcTTATCCCTGATGGAGCGCCCCTTGCCAGCACATTGGTTACTCTGGGGTCCCATCAAGACTAAAAAATGctcttaaattataataattatcaaacaTTCCCTTCAATTCTAAATTCTAAATAAAAGAGGGATTAGGGGACGACAGACGTTAAATTAATAATCCATATTATATTTAGCAGGGCTATATCTTTTTTAAGTATGCCACACATCTTACAATATCACTCTCCATTTATGTCTCACTATATGACTTACCTTTTCAGCTGACATAActgcttcatcttcttcattgCTCCTTTCTCCGGTTCCGAATGTTTTTAGCTTCTTGTTACATTCCCTTACTTCCAACTTCTTCAATTTTGGACACTCTATAGGATGTCTCCCCCTGTAGAAATGCTGGATGCTTGATAGGTTACATAATTTCATGTCGGTTAGTTCAGGAAACACTAATTGTTCAGTGTTTGTTTCGGATCCATCTTCACAGGcaacaatttccacaattccatGACACACTGAGACCGACATGTATTCAAGCTTTGGAACATCTTTGGCCACAGAAGCTGGAAATACATTCCTCAGTCTATGACAAGAAAACACATGTATACTCTGCAGTTTTTTGAAGTTAAGAATTCCTCCTGGATCCCTGCTCCACACTTGCTCCAACTTTGGGAGATAGGATACATCAACAACCTGCAAATTTGTGTCTATCCCACCAGATGCATCTACTTGCTGAGAATCTTTGATTTCAAAAATCACTTCCACTGACTCACAATAAGAAACCTTCAAGCTGTTCAAACTCGCAAACCATCCTTCCATGTGACTCGGAAAAATTTTGTCTAGTTTATTGCACCTATAAATGTACACAGAAGTGAGACTAGAAAAGGAATCAGCACTCACTTCAGCTTGCCATATGTCTGTTAACTCATCCATTTGGTCGAGGTGGATTTCCTCTAACTCAGGAAAGACGCAAACCTGCACTTCGATGAAAACAAGCCATTATTTGGTAATGAAACTAAACAGAAATGCATAACATTCAGTCAACtataaaaatttacttatttacaCCTATACACACCTTGTCTGCACTATTTCCTTCTGTGCTAAAAATCTTCTCCATCATTTTACAGTTGCTTACAAAGAGGCCTTTCAGTTTCCTCAAACTGCTGGCCACGGACAATGAACACAAATATCTCAAATTTTGACAATCTTtcacaactaattttattaagtttTGAAAGCAGAAGTTTGACGGGGGCTGGTCGCTCCATATCTTCTGGATCTTGTTCATTGAGATTAAATTCAAGTTCTCTAAGTTTGGTATTTCAACCTGCAAGCACATACACAATTAACATATTTGCAACTGAAAAATAAGTAGTCAcagactaattaaaatttttaaaggaaaaatatgcACTATCATACCAGTTCACCAAAAAGAGGAGGAGTCATAACAGTAATTTGTATCTGATCCCTGTTTGTAGAAGACCCCTCTACTGTGGTATAAAAACTAGTGAATGATGATAATGATTCAAGTGACAAAGACATCAACTTAAGAAACTCAATCTTATTAGAATTGTCAGGTATTTTAATGATCTCCTCTAAAGAACCACAATCGGAAACACCAATTGTTTCAAGACTCACAAGCAATTTAACCATGCAAAAGGAGAAAAGATTCTTCAATTGGTCACACTTCTCGACCTTGATCGTTTTCAATTTGGTGAACGAGCAATCTGTAAATGGACTAAAGCATATCATCTCTGTACCTGAACTAAAGTATATCATCTCTATCTCTTTTAGTTTGTAGAGGCATAGAGATTCCAACTTGGGAAAAACATCCTGAGGATAAAACAAATCCTTTGAGTTGATGATATATTTGATGCTAGGGTTGTTTACGATGGAAAAGTGTTTCAGATGTGGAAATCCATTCAAATTCAACTCATTAATAACATCTTGAACACCATTCAGCTCtcccaaaaacaaattttcaactGTTTCAAACAACAACTTTATTCCTGTCTGAGAGTGAATATTGTCAGTGTCATCCTTCAGCTCCAATGCCAAAGATTTGAAATTTTCATACTTATTAGGCATTCTGAAATCTCCAGCTGAAAGAGTTTTGAAGTTCCCAATCTCAATCTTGTAATCACTTAAGTTGTCAAAGAACAATTCCTTTGCAAAAAATTCAGCACATGGAATGCTTAAGTCCACCacttgcaattgatgcaaatgctTTAGTTcagaaataaatgaattttgacTTTGGTTTCTCTCTCCTTCCTCCGACACTTCCATGAAACACTTTCTTACATACAGCTCTTCCAACGAAGTCAACCTTGATATAAGATTAGGTGGAATCATGGTGACTATTGAACAATTGCTGATGTCTAGTAATTGTAGTTTATCCAAGTCCTTCAACTCAGCTGGCAAATTTTCAATTCGAGATCCAGAAAAGCTgagaattcttaattttttcagcTTCCCTATGATGGATAAGTTGTGATCTAAAGTGCATCGCTCCAAACAAAGCAATCTGAGGTCTGATAGGCACTTAATTGAAGATGGTAAGCTTGATAGATGAAAGCCAGTCAATATTAACACTCTGagttttttcattctcttaaaAAAACTCTCAGGTATTTTTAAAGATGGATCATCATTGTCAATTTGGAAAAATTTAAGTTGAGGACAGTTCATAACATTAGGAAGCTCATCAATGATATCACTATTGCATATAGAAATAGAAGTGCACCTCTTGAGTTCAGGCCAATCATTAAGTTTCCCATTTCTCAAAGTAAATACATTTTGCTCGTTCTGTGCTATAGATAAAGCAGCATCTCGAACCAGATCGTGCATATTGAAATGAATACTAGAACTTCCATCCAACACCAAACCTGAGTCTTTCAGCTTTTTGATTGATGTAGATATTCTTTCCCGAGCTTCCCCAAGCCAGTAAACCCCTTCAAGTATTCCCAAACCAAAGCAATACTTCACCAAGTCCATAATTAGGGGTTGATGACCCATTTGagcacaaagaaagaaaatggacTTGAGCTCCTCATTTTCTAGATGGTCATAACTCATTTTTACAGAAATCTCCATCGGATTCTGAACTCCCACCAGGtcttggtttttaagtttttcccACTCTGAGTCGCTCTTGTCTCTTAATGCCCTTCCAACTGTAACTATTGCCATAGGTAACCCAGCACAATACTTCTTAACAATTTCTTGTTTAGACTTGGACATTTCACCATGTATTCCAGCCTCCTTCCGAAACAACTTCAGAGCATCTTTTTCATCTAATTCCTCTACACAGAAAGTTAATTTAACTTCCATTTTATCCGTTAATACATTTTGTTTCCTTGAAGTTAGCAAAATTTTGCAACCCTTATAATCACCAAGAGATTTTTCTTTTGTCGGCCCTTGGGGACCCTGATTATCACTATTTGTCTTCTTGCTTAAATCATTATCATCAACATCACCATCAAGTGGAATTCCCAACCTATTCAAGTCTAATCTGTCCCAAAGGTCATCCAAGATTATAAGGgtgttctctttctctttctttaacCTCCTTCGTAGATTATCAGCTCTTACATTCTCACCTTCTCCTTCCAATTTCAATCCCAAAGGGTAAGCAATATCTTCCTGGACTTGTTTTAGATTGGGGTTGTCTGTTATTTCTGAAAAAGCCACCACATTAAACAACTTCTTGTCTCGAGCAATTTTAGCAATTGCTTTGATTAAAGTGCTCTTACCCACCCCACTTCGTCCATACACTCCAATCATTTTCACAGTGGgatcttcaacaagtgttgccATTATTTGTTCCATTATGGATTTTCTAGAACCAAAATCCATAAGGTCATTATTAGACAAAATGGCATCATTAGATGTTACGTATACCCGATAGGCAATTTCATCAGAATTGGGGCAATCATCGGTTATCTTTTTACCCTCAACTGCCATCTTCTTTGCTAGTCTGCCTAGTCTATGCCaaaagtaaagaaataaacaattgGAAAACCGTGTCTTTTTGTGGCCATCATCCTTCCGATACTTCTCCACTTCTGTCTCAAATTTACCCACTTTCCCTAACCATTCTCTAACCTTACCTTCAATTTCGTGTCCATTTTTGACAGCTTCCTCACATTTATGATCTACTATCTCCTTTTTATGTTTAAGCTGCTTAACACACTCGTCTAGTTCATCAATGTTTTGCCTATAACGGATGTAATCCACTTGCTTTTTAATCAGATCCAACACAGAATTAGTTACTGGCTCTAGTAGTGCGGATGACACAGCGTCCATGCTTTGACCTTGATTTTCTTGTACTAGGTACAATTACATCTCTTCAACAAAATGAAGGGTGGAAACAGATCATTCAAAAGCTAATGAGGAAAGAATATCATATAGTTgatcaatcaaaaatcaaaGTACATTTACTAAAACCAAATCAAGCAACCATgagttaaaaaacataaaaaaagaaaagatatcaaatttgaatgtatattgtatatttttgtctttagcaaagaatttttcttttattctcagAAGAAAGAAGAATGCTTAGCGTCACACTCAGAAACACATTTCATCCTATTGGTGCACATCTACGAATTTTTAAACTCATTACCTGTGTACCAATTCTGCATGTATAACCATCTTTTTATTGTTGAAATAGGTTTCAGTAATAATTAAGGTACActaataagataattatattatttatttatttattattaatgaactttattttatattttatgtgatTAAATTAAGTGAGTGAGTCGATTAGACTATTAAATAAGATGACGTGTGTTTAAATAGACAGATATCATAATTAATCTATTACGGAATAATAAGTcaggcttaaatattttttttttcaaccataCTCTTAGAGAAGAGAACAATTGTGTTGACTGGTTCGTCAAAAGCAATGCTCACGTGACACCTCCTACCAGATTTGGAACAATAGCTCAATCAAAGTGCATTTACTAAAATTGTATCAAGAAATCAtgtgttaaaaattataaatgaatgttaaatttgaaaaaaacatgaaaaagatACCAAGTTTGAATGTATATTTTGGTCCGTAGCAAAAAAATTTGCTTTTGTTCCCAGTAACAccaacaaaattatgaattcTAACAAGATGTAACTTGGGAGGCAGTTGCTATTTACCCCCTTTCCCTTCTTGCTAATACACTCccctttcactttttcttttaaatcataCCCTCTTTCTAGAAAATATATTCCCGAATTTATTTACAGTACTCCCTTTGTTTTCAGAATTTAATTTCCCAAAGACAATTCTTACTGTTCTCCCATGTCCCGCCAAAAGTAATTCTATATGGCTTGGGTTGAAGAAGACAAAGGATGTTCTTTATGGAACAAACTAACCCCAAGAAGAGATCAAAATGACTTCAGGAAAAACTTATAagcttatctttttttttttttatctctatatcTTCAAATTCAATGTCTACCACTGTGCTATAAGAATCTGAATATATTGCTTGGCAAATTTTTAGCATAAAAAGTCCTGTAAATTGTCATTAATTAGTTTTAGAAAGCATTAGTTGGAATTCAGATTTTGAGATCACGATGACAGTGCATTTATCCatgaatttcatttattttgtgcACACTAGCATGTGGTTTATTAAAAGTTGTGTTTTAAAACATAACTTATTCATAACTCcgtaataaattcaaaaattactcatgttgataaatttttcaaaaaaactacCACTGTTATGTAAAAAAAGCCTAAATTGGAATACGGTTATAGGTCTAATAAACTGTATATTCTAAAGCTTATagttaaataatgaaaatatacgtcactataaattcaaaagtttgaagcatccttaaaaaaaaacttaattattaacttggttactaaattattttttaaaaggtttaatttattcccaaattttttaaaagtttacttTAGTCACAAATTATTGTAAAACAGATAAAACAGACCATTTTTTTCCATCTAATTAGGTTGGTCGGTAAGATAGCAGATTTCAACTGATTTTGTTTACAAAACAGTGATGAGTTTTTACCATAATTATAtgtattattgttttaaaaaataaaatg
This window encodes:
- the LOC100780862 gene encoding uncharacterized protein isoform X1, producing the protein MDAVSSALLEPVTNSVLDLIKKQVDYIRYRQNIDELDECVKQLKHKKEIVDHKCEEAVKNGHEIEGKVREWLGKVGKFETEVEKYRKDDGHKKTRFSNCLFLYFWHRLGRLAKKMAVEGKKITDDCPNSDEIAYRVYVTSNDAILSNNDLMDFGSRKSIMEQIMATLVEDPTVKMIGVYGRSGVGKSTLIKAIAKIARDKKLFNVVAFSEITDNPNLKQVQEDIAYPLGLKLEGEGENVRADNLRRRLKKEKENTLIILDDLWDRLDLNRLGIPLDGDVDDNDLSKKTNSDNQGPQGPTKEKSLGDYKGCKILLTSRKQNVLTDKMEVKLTFCVEELDEKDALKLFRKEAGIHGEMSKSKQEIVKKYCAGLPMAIVTVGRALRDKSDSEWEKLKNQDLVGVQNPMEISVKMSYDHLENEELKSIFFLCAQMGHQPLIMDLVKYCFGLGILEGVYWLGEARERISTSIKKLKDSGLVLDGSSSIHFNMHDLVRDAALSIAQNEQNVFTLRNGKLNDWPELKRCTSISICNSDIIDELPNVMNCPQLKFFQIDNDDPSLKIPESFFKRMKKLRVLILTGFHLSSLPSSIKCLSDLRLLCLERCTLDHNLSIIGKLKKLRILSFSGSRIENLPAELKDLDKLQLLDISNCSIVTMIPPNLISRLTSLEELYVRKCFMEVSEEGERNQSQNSFISELKHLHQLQVVDLSIPCAEFFAKELFFDNLSDYKIEIGNFKTLSAGDFRMPNKYENFKSLALELKDDTDNIHSQTGIKLLFETVENLFLGELNGVQDVINELNLNGFPHLKHFSIVNNPSIKYIINSKDLFYPQDVFPKLESLCLYKLKEIEMIYFSSGTEMICFSPFTDCSFTKLKTIKVEKCDQLKNLFSFCMVKLLVSLETIGVSDCGSLEEIIKIPDNSNKIEFLKLMSLSLESLSSFTSFYTTVEGSSTNRDQIQITVMTPPLFGELVEIPNLENLNLISMNKIQKIWSDQPPSNFCFQNLIKLVVKDCQNLRYLCSLSVASSLRKLKGLFVSNCKMMEKIFSTEGNSADKVCVFPELEEIHLDQMDELTDIWQAEVSADSFSSLTSVYIYRCNKLDKIFPSHMEGWFASLNSLKVSYCESVEVIFEIKDSQQVDASGGIDTNLQVVDVSYLPKLEQVWSRDPGGILNFKKLQSIHVFSCHRLRNVFPASVAKDVPKLEYMSVSVCHGIVEIVACEDGSETNTEQLVFPELTDMKLCNLSSIQHFYRGRHPIECPKLKKLEVRECNKKLKTFGTGERSNEEDEAVMSAEKIFPNLEFLVIDFDEAQKWLLSNTVKHPMHRLKELRLSKVNDGERLCQILYRMPNLEKLYLSSAKHLLKESSESRLGIVLQLKELGLYWSEIKDIGFEREPVLQRLELLSLYQCHKLIYLAPPSVSLAYLTNLEVWYCYGLRNLMASSTAKSLVQLKSMKIRGCNELEEIVSDEGNEEEEQIVFGKLITIELEGLKKLKRFCSYKKCEFKFPSLEVLIVRECPWMERFTEGGARAPKLQNIVSANEEGKEEAKWQWEADLNATIQKGFNKLLESASTASSLSLRDSPLQVIWLDSRRIPKSCFSNLNSLTVEGCQFLTDVVIPFYLLPFLTNLEELQVRKCGSVKSIFDVKTAMGLGAAAFPRPLPFSLKKLTLERLPKLENVWNEDPHGILSVQHLQVVIVKKCKCLTSVFPASVAKDLEKLVVEDCKGLIEIVAEDNADPREANLELTFPCPCVRSLKLQGLPKFKYFYYCSLQTPTEDEMPTSNLKCLSLGEKGLEMIKRGEFQRNFIHKLQVLTLCFHNGSDVFPYEILQLAPNIEKLVVYNASFKEINVDYTGLLLQLKALCLDSLPELVSIGLENSWIQPLLGNLETLEVIGCSSLKDLVPSTVSFSYLTYLQVQDCNSLLYLLTSSTARSLGQLKRMEIKWCGSIEEVVSKEGGESHEEEIIFPQLNWLKLEGLRKLRRFYRGSLLSFPSLEELSVIDCKWMETLCPGTLKADKLVQVQLEPTWRHSDPIKLENDLNSTMREAFREKLWTSARWKSNIDLKDSPVQEIWLRLHSLHIPPHFRFIWLNTLIVDGCHFLSDAVLPFCLLPLLPKLKTLQVRNCDFVKIIFDVTTMGPLPFALKTLILERLPNLENVWNSNVELTFPDVKSLALCDLPNLENVWNSNVELTFPQVKSLALCDLPKLKYDILKPFTHLEPHALNQVCFQKLTPNIEHLTLGQHELNMILSGEFQGNHLNELKVLALFFHFESDVFLQRVPNIEKLEVCDGSFKEIFCFDSLNVDEDGLVSQLKVICPDSLPELVSIGPENSGIVPFLRNLETLQVISCLSSINLVPCTVSFSNLTYLKVKSCKSLLYLFTSSTARSLGQLKTMEIGWCDSIEEIVSSTEEGDESDENEIIFQQLNCLKLEVLRKLRRFYKGSLSFPSLEEFTVLYCERMESLCAGTIKTDKLLLVNLVAPLLNFGYDIPLETDLNSAMQNR
- the LOC100780862 gene encoding uncharacterized protein isoform X5, whose translation is MDAVSSALLEPVTNSVLDLIKKQVDYIRYRQNIDELDECVKQLKHKKEIVDHKCEEAVKNGHEIEGKVREWLGKVGKFETEVEKYRKDDGHKKTRFSNCLFLYFWHRLGRLAKKMAVEGKKITDDCPNSDEIAYRVYVTSNDAILSNNDLMDFGSRKSIMEQIMATLVEDPTVKMIGVYGRSGVGKSTLIKAIAKIARDKKLFNVVAFSEITDNPNLKQVQEDIAYPLGLKLEGEGENVRADNLRRRLKKEKENTLIILDDLWDRLDLNRLGIPLDGDVDDNDLSKKTNSDNQGPQGPTKEKSLGDYKGCKILLTSRKQNVLTDKMEVKLTFCVEELDEKDALKLFRKEAGIHGEMSKSKQEIVKKYCAGLPMAIVTVGRALRDKSDSEWEKLKNQDLVGVQNPMEISVKMSYDHLENEELKSIFFLCAQMGHQPLIMDLVKYCFGLGILEGVYWLGEARERISTSIKKLKDSGLVLDGSSSIHFNMHDLVRDAALSIAQNEQNVFTLRNGKLNDWPELKRCTSISICNSDIIDELPNVMNCPQLKFFQIDNDDPSLKIPESFFKRMKKLRVLILTGFHLSSLPSSIKCLSDLRLLCLERCTLDHNLSIIGKLKKLRILSFSGSRIENLPAELKDLDKLQLLDISNCSIVTMIPPNLISRLTSLEELYVRKCFMEVSEEGERNQSQNSFISELKHLHQLQVVDLSIPCAEFFAKELFFDNLSDYKIEIGNFKTLSAGDFRMPNKYENFKSLALELKDDTDNIHSQTGIKLLFETVENLFLGELNGVQDVINELNLNGFPHLKHFSIVNNPSIKYIINSKDLFYPQDVFPKLESLCLYKLKEIEMIYFSSGTEMICFSPFTDCSFTKLKTIKVEKCDQLKNLFSFCMVKLLVSLETIGVSDCGSLEEIIKIPDNSNKIEFLKLMSLSLESLSSFTSFYTTVEGSSTNRDQIQITVMTPPLFGELVEIPNLENLNLISMNKIQKIWSDQPPSNFCFQNLIKLVVKDCQNLRYLCSLSVASSLRKLKGLFVSNCKMMEKIFSTEGNSADKVCVFPELEEIHLDQMDELTDIWQAEVSADSFSSLTSVYIYRCNKLDKIFPSHMEGWFASLNSLKVSYCESVEVIFEIKDSQQVDASGGIDTNLQVVDVSYLPKLEQVWSRDPGGILNFKKLQSIHVFSCHRLRNVFPASVAKDVPKLEYMSVSVCHGIVEIVACEDGSETNTEQLVFPELTDMKLCNLSSIQHFYRGRHPIECPKLKKLEVRECNKKLKTFGTGERSNEEDEAVMSAEKIFPNLEFLVIDFDEAQKWLLSNTVKHPMHRLKELRLSKVNDGERLCQILYRMPNLEKLYLSSAKHLLKESSESRLGIVLQLKELGLYWSEIKDIGFEREPVLQRLELLSLYQCHKLIYLAPPSVSLAYLTNLEVWYCYGLRNLMASSTAKSLVQLKSMKIRGCNELEEIVSDEGNEEEEQIVFGKLITIELEGLKKLKRFCSYKKCEFKFPSLEVLIVRECPWMERFTEGGARAPKLQNIVSANEEGKEEAKWQWEADLNATIQKGFNKLLESASTASSLSLRDSPLQVIWLDSRRIPKSCFSNLNSLTVEGCQFLTDVVIPFYLLPFLTNLEELQVRKCGSVKSIFDVKTAMGLGAAAFPRPLPFSLKKLTLERLPKLENVWNEDPHGILSVQHLQVVIVKKCKCLTSVFPASVAKDLEKLVVEDCKGLIEIVAEDNADPREANLELTFPCPCVRSLKLQGLPKFKYFYYCSLQTPTEDEMPTSNLKCLSLGEKGLEMIKRGEFQRNFIHKLQVLTLCFHNGSDVFPYEILQLAPNIEKLVVYNASFKEINVDYTGLLLQLKALCLDSLPELVSIGLENSWIQPLLGNLETLEVIGCSSLKDLVPSTVSFSYLTYLQVQDCNSLLYLLTSSTARSLGQLKRMEIKWCGSIEEVVSKEGGESHEEEIIFPQLNWLKLEGLRKLRRFYRGSLLSFPSLEELSVIDCKWMETLCPGTLKADKLVQVQLEPTWRHSDPIKLENDLNSTMREAFREKLWTSARWKSNIDLKDSPVQEIWLRLHSLHIPPHFRFIWLNTLIVDGCHFLSDAVLPFCLLPLLPKLKTLQVRNCDFVKIIFDVTTMGPLPFALKTLILERLPNLENVWNSNVELTFPDVKSLALCDLPKLKYDMLKPFTHLEPHPLNQVCIQKLTPNIEHLILGEHELNMILSGEFQGNHLNKLKVLTLSFEYDEFLQRVPNIEKLEVCDGFFKEIFCFDSLNVDEDGLVSQLKVICWDSLPELVSIGSENFGIVPFLRNLETLQVISCLSSINLVPCTVSFSNLTYLLVQNCKSLLYLFTSSTARSLGQLKTMEISWCDSIEEIVSSTEEGDESDENEIIFQQLNCLKLIRLGKLRRFYKGSLSFPSLEEFTVIGCERMESLCAGTVKTDKLLEVNINWGGDVIPLETNLNSAMQNR